In Lycium ferocissimum isolate CSIRO_LF1 chromosome 7, AGI_CSIRO_Lferr_CH_V1, whole genome shotgun sequence, the sequence GTAATTTTTGACAACTAATATAGAATGAATGGAGTAAAAGAAAAGGGTAAAGTGTTTCTCGAAGGGTCAATTTAGAATGAGTGAAATCTCAGAGTTTAGTGTCGGACAACTCAACGTATGGGTGGACATTCACGACGTTCATTCTGCGCGCGTGCAGCTTGAAAGTGCGTACTCCTACGCGCGCTCATGTGCGAGTTGGCTAATcagtttgaattttttcttctttttgttggtTAAAAGACAACCTCAGGTTAGGGCAAACGTACGTACGAGGCTCACTTTGTGAGTCACGAATAAAGCAACTCAATATAATGTAGCTGCCTAATTATACACTTCCCTTTTACTAGTATAATTCGAATTTAGTTAATCTAATTTAACGAGTTTGTAATTATTCttttcgtttcaatttatatgacactttttttttttagttactctaaaaaagaatgacgcATTTCTATACTTAGTAAGACGAATGACACATttgtatatttagtaacaattcaatttttaaatttatatttttaccgttaatgaaatgatttctacgcatataaatttttgtatataGTTTGTTTTAtatcacaagttttaaaagtctttctttatctCTGAacttcgtgcccagtcaaaaCACCCTCATATAAAATGGGTTGAAGGGAGTACCTTCTTTTGTTTAATCATTCAGTATACGGAATTTACCGACTTAGCGAATTCGGATTCTATTGTGTAAGGTTCACAAAAGAGGGAAAACTCTTCCtatcaaaaaaaagaaatttatgaTTAATGATCGGCATTTTCAAATATTATGCCTTGAAAAGGACTCGAACCTCCACGCTCTTTAACACGAGATTTTTAGTCTTTCATGTTTATTATTTCACAAACAAAGCATCTTAAAAGTGAATCATATttcatgtatatgatatccatCTAGTGTAATGTTTGCAACATATGATCACAAAGATGGATCTCATGGACAGATCCAACTTTACGGTACGGCTCATTAAAATCCAAAGATTTCGACgcaaaacataatatatatatatatatatatatatatatatatatatatatatatattcattaaaatttcaacaaatagTATATATGAACCCATATGGATCTCAACAAATAGTAGATATGCATAaaactaatttaatatattaTGGGTTCAATCTAAGAAATAAACTCAAATATTGAACTCATAGAATTTAGATTTTGGATCCGCCTCCAATGAATCATATTGATCGGTTATGTCATATAGGTCTGAGATGGATTCACGACCTTTGGTTAGAGATGTTGCAAGTTAACTAACCTTTTTGGCTTACTCCACGTATGAGGTGATATTTGGATTGGTGTATGtagaatataaataaaaatgttgTTCCTCTGAGTAGGAAATAAACGTACTATAGTACTGTAAAGAGAAACGTATGATTCAGACTCCCTCCCAGTAATTACGTGTCCTTGATCCcatgcatgatatatatagAGCTACGTAAGTGACATATATAATCCACGCTTACTATATATAAGTAGGTTTTAATATGAATATTTGGCGAAAATGACGATAATGTTTGTTCCATGACAATAATCAAAGTGTTATAATATCACATCTCAAACCTAATTCGATCGGCAATATTTATCGACGGGCCATTATTTTTAACTTAAAGAGGAATGAGGAGTAGTTTATTATTGGCAAACTATCTAGCATTTAGGAAAATGAAATATCGAAATGAAGAGAGATTATAGACTTTGGAAGAACTAAATATAGTCCAGAGCTAAGTGTTCGTCATGGTTTTATTATTGAATCTTGAGGTTTGTAACCAGAGTTTAAAATGTACACACTGACGGCTATTATAATACATCAAACTTGCCATATAAAAGATAATTATGGACAGCCCTTCATAATTTATGATATTGGTAATATGAAAAAAGAATCCAATTTATACAGATGATACAACAAATTAAGATATACTTTACAAAATCAATATTGACACCGTTATGGCCGGCCTCTCCCACCAACCCTCACCATTCGTACGTACTcatgatttatttaatcaaGAGATTTATGTAGTTATGTATGCATTATTCTAAAAGATCGATGCACTGTTCTAAGCACAATTTAGTTTGTTAAGTACTTTGTTAATTATGCATTCTTTTTGTGTTGGAACGAAATTTATATTTGTGTTGAATAAATGATAGGATCCTTTTTAAAAGATAAAAGGAAACGTTAATTATATTCCGTGCATGATTTTTACGTCTGATCACAGGCAAAGACTGACTAGAGATTATTTGCAGATTGAGTTCGAGATTTTATATCTTATAATTTATAAAATCTATTAGGTCCGATTTATCATGCTTAATTAGTGAATTTTAAATACAATATAAAAGTATTGAGTTGAGAACGAAATGGGACCAAAAAGCACGTCAGCACCATGCACAGAATTTTCGCAACATGTATGAATCAGTGGGGAACCAGGATTTTAAAAAAGGGagtttaaaaatataaagaagaagACAAATAAAGAAGTCAAGGGGGTTCaacgtctactatatatacataaaaaatatttttcacctggtatatacagtgtaatttttagCCGAATGAGATTCGTCCGAACCTCCTTGGCCCTTACTGGCTCCGCCCTTGGCATGAACAATTAAGATAAAATTGCTGCCTATGAAGATATTGAAGtgcacaaaaacaaaaagacaaAAACTATATGAATATTCCTTAaaattaacatacaacaacaagaacaacatacccGGTTCAGAAAGTGGGATCTTGGGAGCGCAGAGCTTACCCCTATCTTGCAAGGTAGAGAGActgttttcgatagaccctcggctcaagaaaaaggCATTTCAAAAAAGGTTAGCTAAGAATTAACAGAAGTAAAGAAATCATTGCAAAATACAATAAGAAGCATAACATAGCATAATGTCAAACAGAAACAATTTTGACAACAAACTAAAACgataatcaaaatacaaaatGCAACGAATAATGACAGAAATTGAAAGGCAATAAGCTATCAGAAAGTGCTACTCCTACTAGTATGTATtccttaaattaaaattaacaTATGACCTACATATTATTATAACCATAGGCGGGTTTAGAGAGGTCTCGGGGTTTAATTGAACTAGTTCATTACTTCCGactcaaataatttttaaaatttaataagaTCTCGCTCATTTTGAATCTGCTAATTACGTTTAAATTCTGAATTGACTCTTCTTATAGCAACttttggaaaaatgaaaaaataaactcGATTAATaactacaacacataaaataataaaatcacactCATTGTGAATTTAGATAGATGTTggatttgattttcttgaaatattttttggaaaaagacGAAAGAATAACTCGTGATCGATAACTACAAAACACAAAAGTAATAAGATAATACTACTTGTTATGAATCTACCGTGTTAAAATCTTGAATTTGACACCTATTGTAAccattttttgagaaaataaaagaccacaacacacaaaacaatACCGAGTTCAATATACTTTTTTGAATTATAAAAAGGGTCTGATactctaatttttttctagCTCTTTCTGCAATATTGTCCCACTTCTTCAGTACTGATGAAATTCACTGACTATACACAGCGTCTGCAGTTCATATCAACCCCACCACCACGTGAAACTGTCACAAAAATCCAACACTTTACTCAGCAAAATGTATTTTAAGTTTCAGGTGATTTAATACATCATATTCCTTTATTAATATAATATTCTTAAAGAAAGTTAAAgtatacaagaaaataattttattaatatcagTTCCAATTTAAATAATGAATAATTAGAGTATCATACAAGAATTTCTTACAGTGTATCTTACTAGCGATCTCATGTGTACTACTATTATGTTTTGCTTATATTCTGCcaaaatatcatataatttaaaaaaagttgaCCATTGAAACTGATCTCCTATTGAAATAGACTAAAGTAAAAGGAAAcgagaaacaaaaagaaaataaacacaACAGTGTATGGGTCGAAATTTGAGTTACATAAATATCATGTGTACTCgcaaaaagaagatgaaatgaatcAGAAGGCAACGCCAAAGGAATGGAATCAATGTAACGCCATGAATATTTATGGCAACATACCAAGAGAATCTCGAAGATGCCAGACGCGATAACGAAGTAATTGTGTATTATGATCATAACGGAAACAATAACGCATGGCGACAATCACAGCATTTATTATCAATCATTAACTCAGGAGTTAATGACATACGTTACATCACAACGGGCAGATCAACCTGAAGATCTATAAATAACTTACCATTTGTACATTTTGGGGGCATCGAATACTTACAAGAGAATTATACCAaaatcctttactttcttgttCAATCTTCTAGTGCATATTGATATTTATGTCAAGTTCTTATAATTTACGAGTTGAAGAAGAATTAGATTGCAAGCATTGATAACAAGAAGAATaagttttctttctcttctcatTGTCGTTTAATTCTTTAACTGTTCACCTTATTAGTTTGATCAAAGTACttagttaaaatatatatatacctactGTGGTTAGCCCCTTTACTTTCTTTACATAAATTTAACTAATTGGGCAAAGTACGAATTTTGACTCAAACAAACAGTGAGAGCAAAATTGTCcatttaaaccaatttttatatatatgtatatatatatatataagtcaagATTTtcattaagtatattttgagaGGTCAAAACGCATTATTCGAGAAAGTACATTTCCGAGAAGTAAAAGACTCACTTGACCAGAGATCTCGAATTCGAGCTCTGAATACGGAAAATTTGGTAGGAAGCGCATCGCCGAAAAATGGGCCCTACGCAGCGCCAAGCgagtaccgagtatgcaaaacaAGAAGTAAAGACTCAATTCTTGCGGTATTTACATAAACTCTAAACCTAATTACAACAAATAAGGAACTAAAATAAAATTGCTAAAATAAAACATTAATTATTGGGGGAAAAAAAGGTTTATCAAACGACTCGGGGCTCCACTTCCTCCTCATCCTGGGTCGGGTCGACCCGCCCGTAATTTTGCAGTATCTTAAGAAGCTGTGCCCCTTTCCTCCTCCCTCTAGCACTACAATCACCTTGCAAAGCCAACATCACCGCACGCGCCACCTCCTCCGGCGGCGCTGGCACCAACGCGCCGTCACACGCGCCGCCGTATATCACCGCCAACACGCTAATCGCGTATTCCTTCCCTCGAGTCCCGTCCATTCGCCCCATAACTTCAACCATCATCGGCACCGCTAGCGCGTGGGACCTCACCTCCTCCGCCCCTTCCGCCACCGTGCAAAGCAATTCCAACGCCGCTAACGACCTCTCCGCCGCCGCCACATCTAAATCCGACAAGGTGTCGACAACTACACCGACAGCTCCTACCTCGACTGCCACGTGTCGGTTATTCTCAGACAAACAAAGTGCTAATAATACTTTGCTAGCTGATTTTGCTACCGCCACGTGTCTGTCCTTTAGACAACTCACTACACCTCTCATCACTGTCTCCGGGCAAGTTACTGAATTTGTGCCACCGTCAACCGCCGCCACTGGATTTGGAACAAGTGAATGCTCCAACACGTACATTGCCTTAACCTTgttgaaaaattagaaaaatgaaCCATTGGAATAAAGGAGCGAAAGAATAAACTTAAATGTTGAACTACTATAGCACAATTTTAGCACTACATTAATATTGTGTGCTTATTTTGACAAACAAATTGTGAAAATATTAGAACTACTCTGACTCATAGTAGCTGTAGTATATTATAATTAACGGATTCAATTGAACATAACATTTTCGACACGAGCAtagatatttatataaaaatcactaaaaaaattcaaaatttattaaattgtgAGTTTATAATTTAAACAATATAGTGAGTTCAATAATAAGAACCTAAATGTTGACAACTTGGTTGGTTCAATTTCCAAAATCTGcttattttatcaaaaaaaaaaaaaagaaggaattattaCTTTGTCAAAAGTATTCTATTGGAGCTGTTTGGGTTTGGATAATCAATAGTAAAATATTTGTATAATATTAAGACATCAATTTATGCCTAGATGAAGTTTCAAAAGTGTTTGAAAAACTAATTTGTTCAGCTTTTAAAGAACAACTTTTGCTgctacttaattttttttttttttttttttaaaaaagtttgatCAAATACCTTATTTcttgaaataattattttgagcTGCTCAAAAACTTGACCAGTTAACGAGCCATAAATCTATCAAATTTAAATCTTAAATTCGTCACCGAACAAACAAAAGTGTTAGGTCAAAAGTTTGAAGTAGTATTTAATACTGGACAAACCTTGTCCAAATCCGAACAAGTAGTGAGCTGTAACTCCGCCACGTGGAAAAGTTCCTCCAAGTTAGTGTACAAAACCGGAGGAGCAATTTTAGTAATTTGCATGGCTTCTCTTGGTGTGTAATTAATACTAGTGTACTGTGAAATAGGTGGTGAACTTGGTAATGGAAATCTCCATTGAGTAAAACTCTGTGAATTAGTGTtagatgatgaagaagattCAGATGAACTCGCCTGAGGTGGTGGCGGTAATGGTGATGGAGTTGGGTTAGGTGGGTCAGAAAGTGGGTTGGGCAGGGTGGGTGGGGTGGTGGTAGTAGGGCTGAGAACTGACTGAGTACAACGGCGAAAGAAACCACAAGAAAATGAGGTTTTGAGTTTAGGGTGGTGATGAGTTTTCATGGTGATAATGAGAGatgaaaaacaaagagaaagtGAAATAAAATGGGTGGTCCAACAATTGTGTACTGCATGTGTGAATGGGATAGTTCATTTAATATAAAGGTTATTTGGTGTGAAACTGAGAGATGAAGGAAGTGCAAATGTGGCCTTAAAATCTTGAGTTTAACGAAGCTAGAGATTCAAGTACGAATTTGGCATTTAATAACTTTAGtctaaaaatttatttagtacTTACAAATTATTAATATACTTAGAATAAAAAGGTTAAAATGTTCGTACAAGAATAGGAGTTAATAAGGCCCTGCAATGTTAAAAGTTATAGATCGAGGTGAAGTCAAATAAGAGATCTAAAAAGTCTATTTTTTTCCGTTTAATTCTTACGTAGCCATAAGAGATCATTTTCTCCCAACCGTACTAATTTGATggaatttttcatattttcccTTATATATGAGTTCATAGTATTAATTAGAAattttgaacctttttttttctttgttttgaaaagaCTGGCTCAAGCCTcattttgaaaatattaataaatgCATCTGCTTTTACATGCATGAGTTGTAAAATTCAGAAGTAGCAGTGTTTTTAGCCTGCAAAAATGGGGACTACTCAGATTTCAGATTTTAGAACGTGATCGCATTATATTGAAGAGGGATCTGAGTCATTAGGTCACTCAATGAATTTGATATTTGTACTAGGTTTCAACTTTTTGGGTAATTTCTTTTATAGGAATTATGAATTTCTAGTGGAAAGGCTATTTTTCTTTGACTTTAAGCCATATATATTGATGACACTGTTTATACAttgttaaaataatttctttatctacatataatagatgttgaaccTCTTTGACTTCtttgtatgtttactttttaaaattttgaactcTTTAGGAAAAATCCTGACTCCGCCACTGGTTGTGGCAGGTAATAAGTATTCCTTCAAATTTAATCAAATATCTCGAGTTCGAGTTCTGTATGGAGTTGTTTTTATTAGGGAACGTTTTACCCCTAACAATTATCTACTATAGTCTATAGTTAAATCCTCTTACGTACCAAGCAAGAATCTTGTGAAGAATtttttatatcatcatatatcacattTACTTGTTATAACATGTATCTTATCTTAGTCAAGATTATGAATCTTTACTTTTCATGAAGTGCGCTGCATGTAAATATTTTTGCGTGACCTTATAGTataaacatatattttttctaaatatcttTTTGATCTGTGGATATATGTAAATTAAACTTTTAATAGTAATTAGACTTTTTTTAGATGTATGTAAATTATCTTTTGGGTGATATTTAAGTTGATTGTGTGTACTACTTTACCTTAAAATACTCATGGATCAATTTTGGTGAGAGAGTGAAAATGACAGTAGGTCTATTTTAATTGTCTGATCAATCGTCTAAATCATAATCCAAATATGTCTTGATCTAGCCTCTAACTACGAGTTTTCCATCTCATTGAAGGAGAGTTGGAGTAACTAGTAAAGTTGATGTCTGTGATCGTGAGGTCGTGATTTCGCCCGAAACAATCTCTCTAGAACAAAGATAAGGCGCGACAATAAACCTTGTAGTTCGGTGGCCTTTTCCCAGACGCGAGCATAGCGGGTTTAGTGCACCGGACTGCCCTTTATAAAGATATACTCTAATTTATTAATGATAGATTCATATCTTTGCTAATTTCTATTATCCATGCATGCACCTCATTATTATGACATGAAAATGCTTTACCATATCTACAACAAAACATAGCCAATGAATCCCACATGCTTTACCATATCTAATTATTCTAAAATTAGATTTactaaaaataaacaaaacaatTGACAATCATGCACAAGCTTTGATAAATATAGTGCTATAGACAAATATAATATCTAATAATTATATTCATCACTTTTAGCCCAAAATCCAAAGAAATCGCTTGATCTTGTGAACCATAATATTACTAT encodes:
- the LOC132065263 gene encoding U-box domain-containing protein 26 isoform X2, translated to MKTHHHPKLKTSFSCGFFRRCTQSVLSPTTTTPPTLPNPLSDPPNPTPSPLPPPPQASSSESSSSSNTNSQSFTQWRFPLPSSPPISQYTSINYTPREAMQITKIAPPVLYTNLEELFHVAELQLTTCSDLDKAMYVLEHSLVPNPVAAVDGGTNSVTCPETVMRGVVSCLKDRHVAVAKSASKVLLALCLSENNRHVAVEVGAVGVVVDTLSDLDVAAAERSLAALELLCTVAEGAEEVRSHALAVPMMVEVMGRMDGTRGKEYAISVLAVIYGGACDGALVPAPPEEVARAVMLALQGDCSARGRRKGAQLLKILQNYGRVDPTQDEEEVEPRVV
- the LOC132065263 gene encoding uncharacterized protein LOC132065263 isoform X1, which translates into the protein MKTHHHPKLKTSFSCGFFRRCTQSVLSPTTTTPPTLPNPLSDPPNPTPSPLPPPPQASSSESSSSSNTNSQSFTQWRFPLPSSPPISQYTSINYTPREAMQITKIAPPVLYTNLEELFHVAELQLTTCSDLDKVKAMYVLEHSLVPNPVAAVDGGTNSVTCPETVMRGVVSCLKDRHVAVAKSASKVLLALCLSENNRHVAVEVGAVGVVVDTLSDLDVAAAERSLAALELLCTVAEGAEEVRSHALAVPMMVEVMGRMDGTRGKEYAISVLAVIYGGACDGALVPAPPEEVARAVMLALQGDCSARGRRKGAQLLKILQNYGRVDPTQDEEEVEPRVV